A single window of Eucalyptus grandis isolate ANBG69807.140 chromosome 1, ASM1654582v1, whole genome shotgun sequence DNA harbors:
- the LOC104428008 gene encoding uncharacterized protein LOC104428008 isoform X2: MTWCIDNGYRHRKPWYHRAIQMATLWRSTMAKPADIPLPPNATIWKTITKSAEIPVSAPTSHRQKLRKCNSLRVATSFTRVCLCAPISSYNEVFKAEVPPRRSNSYPRSKSIATSLERSSLSPTSPPVAFGARPSIEGRRVFRGKSLTDDVLMRRFVVEEEAMMQVRRRNQMEVIRRRSMMRRRKVGPSRLSRMVVAGAE; encoded by the coding sequence ATGACATGGTGCATTGACAATGGGTACAGACACAGGAAGCCCTGGTATCATAGAGCAATTCAGATGGCAACCCTATGGAGATCGACCATGGCTAAGCCCGCAGATATCCCCTTGCCGCCTAATGCCACCATATGGAAGACCATCACCAAGTCGGCCGAAATCCCGGTCTCGGCCCCGACCTCGCACCGGCAGAAGCTACGGAAGTGCAACTCCCTAAGGGTCGCCACCTCGTTCACCCGGGTCTGCCTCTGCGCCCCCATCTCCTCCTACAACGAGGTGTTCAAGGCCGAGGTCCCGCCAAGGCGGAGCAACAGCTACCCGAGGTCGAAGTCGATCGCCACCTCGCTGGAGCGGTCGTCGCTATCCCCGACGTCGCCGCCGGTTGCGTTCGGCGCTAGGCCCAGCATTGAGGGGAGGAGGGTGTTCCGGGGCAAGTCGTTGACCGACGACGTGCTGATGAGGAGGTTCGTGGTGGAAGAGGAGGCGATGATGCAAGTCCGGAGGAGGAACCAGATGGAGGTCATCCGGCGGAGGAGCATGATGAGACGGAGGAAGGTCGGCCCGAGCCGCCTTAGTAGAATGGTCGTGGCCGGGGCGGAGTGA
- the LOC104428005 gene encoding uncharacterized protein LOC104428005 isoform X2, translating into MFRMRKKKLTDHWRTFIRPLMWRCKWTELRIKEIESQALKYAKELAAYEQNKHLASDQCPDPVEQFGSKSLPFSGHCYKKKIMKRRKRKKIEDTTDIASYMSHHNLFSYLENKRSDQEGTFIADDFSNPVLPDKSRIVNTEFGHSDSQASIEFKDGDMRLEQLLQTIETLHSRVHKLKGQLDVVIIQNAAKFSSSENLTLLAPYEAQTSCAPSPTFSAGNGEVKSVGVYSSAQHMPECDIGDLVLPESVVSSYGHAVPVPDVIESTVGLLSATNVTIQQPLIRDTSEDIVDNVLIHNELAEGESQMLKSSEVEALLKQPELDKGEQDESNDPSPVPALRPEPGVKGVASQQESTLKSCLASDINFPKNKRKRAERRSGSGGWTKKCPGEPDSQ; encoded by the exons ATGTTTCGAATGAG GAAGAAGAAGTTGACAGATCACTGGAGGACATTCATACGTCCTCTGATGTGGCGGTGCAAATGGACAGAACTGAGAATAAAGGAAATTGAGTCACAAGCACTTAAATATGCTAAGGAACTGGCAGCATATGAACAAAACAAACATTTGGCATCAGATCAATGCCCAGATCCAGTAGAACAATTTGGTTCAAAGTCGCTGCCATTTTCTGGTCACTGCTATAAGAAAAAGATcatgaagaggaggaaaagaaagaagattgaAGATACCACAGATATAGCATCATATATGTCGCATCATAACCTTTTCTCTTATCTTG AAAATAAGAGATCGGAtcaggaaggaacttttattgcTGATGACTTTTCTAACCCAG TGTTGCCAGACAAGAGCAGGATTGTCAACACCGAATTTGGACATAGTGATAGCCAAGCATCGATTGAGTTCAAAGATGGTGATATGCGCTTGGAGCAGTTACTCCAGACAATTGAAACTTTGCATTCTAGAGTTCATAAATTGAAAGGCCAGCTTGATGTGGTGATTATACAGAATGCTGCTAAGTTCTCTTCTTCTGAGAACTTGACCCTGCTTGCACCTTATGAAGCACAGACTAGTTGTGCACCGAGTCCTACGTTTTCTGCTGGCAATGGAGAAGTGAAATCAGTTGGTGTATACTCCTCAGCTCAGCACATGCCAGAGTGTGACATAGGAGATCTTGTTCTGCCTGAAAGCGTGGTTTCAAGTTATGGGCATGCAGTTCCTGTTCCTGATGTAATCGAAAGCACTGTGGGATTATTATCTGCTACCAATGTTACCATCCAACAGCCGCTGATCAGGGATACAAGTGAAGAT ATAGTGGATAATGTCCTCATACATAATGAGCTAGCTGAAGGAGAGAGTCAAATGCTAAAGAGCTCAGAAGTGGAAGCATTACTGAAGCAACCGGAATTGGATAAAGGAGAACAAGATGAGAGCAATGATCCTTCTCCAGTTCCTGCTTTGAGGCCCGAGCCCGGGGTGAAAGGCGTTGCATCACAGCAGGAGTCGACACTAAAATCATGTCTAGCCTCAGATATTAATTTTCCTAAGAACAAGAGGAAACGAGCAGAACGTAGATCTGGTTCAGGCGGTTGGACCAAGAAGTGCCCAGGAGAGCCAGATAGCCAGTGA
- the LOC104428009 gene encoding protein IQ-DOMAIN 14, giving the protein MGKRGSWFAAIKRIFVTNSKEKPTNDTKVKESKGKKKKEPRQLKYGERKSFKIPLFREPSSIEEILGEAERGHDILFQPPTPPEQLQTQLIVPPRVASTSNPSQRAASPRVVSPRATSPRVASPKVASPRAALPRVGSPRSTSQRAASPRAASPRPASPRVASSRATSSRSFNHQKEVIVQPELSIPVQLASAIKIQAAFRGYMARKSFRALRGLLRLQGVIRGQTVRRQTMNASKQMHLCVRVQSQIRSWRIQRLENQARNQAQYKNDKEVESTCGKWSLASEAGNREGWDETVHTKEEREARLQRKAEAAIKRERARAYAYSRQLSRANSRMAQTSPADIQSGVFPWWWNWIERQLPLSNPAENQSVKSFRLTPPRRNSEPKPSPRILSSNHKLQTPDNFDATTPRSSRSMMVWSSKQGRATPTGTPRTSSPSISKYSMPRASEPVSPFGLPMRDDESLTSCPPFLVPNYMTPTVSARAKARANSNPKERRPGTPSSESSRRLSYPFTRGIGSAFAWNKGSGSQNASNNDQHDRQSIGNMSIGSTASSMVGRKPFNRFV; this is encoded by the exons ATGGGGAAGAGAGGGAGTTGGTTTGCTGCTATCAAAAGGATTTTCGTAACCAATTCCAAGGAGAAACCAACCAAT GACACAAAGGTAAAAGAatcgaaaggaaagaagaaaaaggagccGAGACAACTGAAGTATGGAGAGAGGAAGTCATTCAAGATTCCGCTCTTCAGAGAGCCTAGCAGCATCGAGGAGATACTGGGAGAAGCCGAAAGAGGGCACGATATTCTATTTCAGCCTCCCACGCCTCCAGAGCAACTGCAAACGCAGTTGATTGTGCCTCCTCGAGTAGCTTCAACAAGCAATCCGTCTCAAAGGGCTGCTTCTCCTAGAGTTGTTTCTCCGAGAGCCACTTCACCTAGAGTTGCCTCACCAAAGGTAGCATCACCGAGAGCTGCTTTGCCAAGAGTTGGTTCGCCTAGATCTACCTCCCAAAGAGCTGCTTCGCCTCGAGCTGCTTCACCAAGACCTGCATCTCCCAGGGTTGCTTCTTCCAGAGCTACTTCTTCTAGGAGCTTTAATCATCAGAAGGAAGTCATTGTCCAACCAGAACTGAGCATACCTGTCCAGCTTGCTTCAGCTATTAAGATTCAAGCTGCCTTCAGAGGGTATATG GCAAGAAAAAGCTTCAGAGCTCTAAGAGGCTTGCTAAGACTTCAAGGAGTCATAAGAGGGCAGACTGTCAGGCGACAAACGATGAATGCCTCAAAGCAAATGCATCTTTGTGTGCGAGTTCAGTCGCAGATTCGATCTTGGAGGATTCAGAGGTTAGAAAACCAAGCACGGAATCAAGCTCAGTACAAGAACGACAAGGAAGTGGAAAGCACCTGTGGCAAATGGAGCCTAGCG TCTGAGGCAGGTAACAGAGAGGGCTGGGACGAGACCGTGCACAcaaaggaggaaagagaggcGAGGCTTCAAAGGAAGGCGGAGGCAGccatcaagagagagagagcaagggcTTACGCGTACTCTCGTCAG TTATCGAGAGCTAATTCTAGAATGGCTCAAACATCTCCGGCAGACATCCAATCAGGCGTATTTCCTTGGTGGTGGAACTGGATAGAACGACAACTTCCCTTGTCCAATCCGGCTGAAAACCAATCCGTGAAGAGTTTCCGCCTCACACCACCGAGGCGAAACTCTGAGCCAAAGCCGAGTCCAAGGATACTCTCTAGCAACCACAAGCTTCAGACACCTGATAATTTTGACGCCACCACACCAAGATCATCGAGATCGATGATGGTTTGGTCATCAAAGCAAGGACGGGCGACGCCAACAGGAACACCAAGGACCAGCAGTCCAAGCATAAGCAAATATTCGATGCCAAGAGCTAGCGAACCCGTATCTCCCTTTGGTTTGCCGATGAGGGATGACGAAAGCCTCACTAGTTGCCCGCCATTTTTGGTCCCAAACTACATGACTCCAACCGTCTCTGCCAGAGCAAAAGCAAGAGCTAACAGCAATCCTAAAGAAAGGCGTCCGGGCACTCCTAGCAGCGAATCTAGCAGGCGTCTCTCGTACCCTTTTACACGAGGAATCGGATCAGCATTTGCTTGGAACAAAGGCTCCGGCTCTCAAAACGCCTCAAACAATGATCAGCACGACCGGCAGTCCATCGGGAACATGAGCATCGGTTCGACCGCGTCTTCCATGGTTGGGAGGAAGCCATTTAACAGATTCGTGTGA
- the LOC104428008 gene encoding uncharacterized protein LOC104428008 isoform X1, giving the protein MQDPKTSHPRHRKPWYHRAIQMATLWRSTMAKPADIPLPPNATIWKTITKSAEIPVSAPTSHRQKLRKCNSLRVATSFTRVCLCAPISSYNEVFKAEVPPRRSNSYPRSKSIATSLERSSLSPTSPPVAFGARPSIEGRRVFRGKSLTDDVLMRRFVVEEEAMMQVRRRNQMEVIRRRSMMRRRKVGPSRLSRMVVAGAE; this is encoded by the exons ATGCAAGATCCCAAGACCTCTCACCCAAg ACACAGGAAGCCCTGGTATCATAGAGCAATTCAGATGGCAACCCTATGGAGATCGACCATGGCTAAGCCCGCAGATATCCCCTTGCCGCCTAATGCCACCATATGGAAGACCATCACCAAGTCGGCCGAAATCCCGGTCTCGGCCCCGACCTCGCACCGGCAGAAGCTACGGAAGTGCAACTCCCTAAGGGTCGCCACCTCGTTCACCCGGGTCTGCCTCTGCGCCCCCATCTCCTCCTACAACGAGGTGTTCAAGGCCGAGGTCCCGCCAAGGCGGAGCAACAGCTACCCGAGGTCGAAGTCGATCGCCACCTCGCTGGAGCGGTCGTCGCTATCCCCGACGTCGCCGCCGGTTGCGTTCGGCGCTAGGCCCAGCATTGAGGGGAGGAGGGTGTTCCGGGGCAAGTCGTTGACCGACGACGTGCTGATGAGGAGGTTCGTGGTGGAAGAGGAGGCGATGATGCAAGTCCGGAGGAGGAACCAGATGGAGGTCATCCGGCGGAGGAGCATGATGAGACGGAGGAAGGTCGGCCCGAGCCGCCTTAGTAGAATGGTCGTGGCCGGGGCGGAGTGA
- the LOC104428006 gene encoding LOW QUALITY PROTEIN: small nuclear ribonucleoprotein-associated protein B' (The sequence of the model RefSeq protein was modified relative to this genomic sequence to represent the inferred CDS: deleted 1 base in 1 codon), translating to MSMSKSSKMLQYINYRMRVTIQDGRQLVGKFMAFDRHMNLVLGDCEEFRKLPPPRAPAAPRAAPRRPADREDRRTLGLVLLRGEEVISMTVEGPPPPDESRAKSASAAAAAGPGMGRAAGRGVPTAPLVQAQPGLAGPVRGVGGPAPGMMQPQMSRPPMPQLSAPPVSYPSAPVIRPPSQMPPPFPGQGPPQMGRGPPGPMPPGQFQPRPGGVPPPQFPVPPQQYGQRPPMAPPPQMMRGPPAPPRPGMPAPPPPRPGMPPPPGGQVPVYGPPRPGMPPPPNAPQSQQPPQ from the exons ATGTCGATGTCGAAGAGCTCGAAGATGCTGCAGTACATCAACTACCGGATGCGCGTCACCATCCAGGACGGTCGCCAGCTCGTCGGCAAGTTCATGGCCTTCGACCGCCACATGAACCTCGTCCTCGGCGACTGCGAGGAGTTCCGCAAGCTCCCCCCGCCAAGGGCTCCCgccgccccccgc gccgccccccggCGCCCCGCCGACCGCGAGGACCGCCGCACCCTCGGCCTCGTCCTCCTCCGCGGCGAGGAGGTCATCTCCATGACCGTCGAGGGGCCCCCTCCCCCCGACGAGTCCCGCGCCAagtccgcctccgccgccgccgccgccggccccgGCATGGGCCGCGCCGCCGGCCGGGGCGTCCCCACCGCCCCGCTCGTGCAGGCGCAGCCCGGCCTGGCGGGCCCTGTCCGTGGGGTCGGTGGCCCGGCCCCGGGGATGATGCAGCCGCAGATGTCGCGGCCGCCCATGCCGCAGCTCTCAGCGCCGCCGGTGTCGTACCCTTCCGCCCCGGTTATTCGGCCCCCGTCCCAGATGCCGCCGCCCTTCCCCGGGCAGGGGCCGCCCCAGATGGGTCGGGGACCCCCGGGGCCTATGCCCCCTGGGCAGTTCCAACCCAGGCCGGGCGGTGTGCCTCCTCCACAGTTCCCCGTGCCTCCTCAGCAGTATGGGCAACGGCCACCTATGGCGCCACCGCCTCAGATGATGCGTGGGCCACCGGCTCCGCCGAGGCCTGGGATGCCTGCCCCTCCCCCACCGCGCCCAGGGATGCCTCCCCCACCTGGTGGTCAGGTGCCTGTTTATGGGCCACCGCGTCCAGGAATGCCGCCTCCGCCAAACGCACCTCAATCTCAGCAGCCACCGCAGTGA
- the LOC104428005 gene encoding uncharacterized protein LOC104428005 isoform X1 produces the protein MMGSELITDVPRSAEDAQVDITEFTNSGNEELANDQDPDATECSSSFGGTLSDSEYYSGMSEAEVDSQFCRDNDFPSALDAFDSMFRMRKKKLTDHWRTFIRPLMWRCKWTELRIKEIESQALKYAKELAAYEQNKHLASDQCPDPVEQFGSKSLPFSGHCYKKKIMKRRKRKKIEDTTDIASYMSHHNLFSYLENKRSDQEGTFIADDFSNPVLPDKSRIVNTEFGHSDSQASIEFKDGDMRLEQLLQTIETLHSRVHKLKGQLDVVIIQNAAKFSSSENLTLLAPYEAQTSCAPSPTFSAGNGEVKSVGVYSSAQHMPECDIGDLVLPESVVSSYGHAVPVPDVIESTVGLLSATNVTIQQPLIRDTSEDIVDNVLIHNELAEGESQMLKSSEVEALLKQPELDKGEQDESNDPSPVPALRPEPGVKGVASQQESTLKSCLASDINFPKNKRKRAERRSGSGGWTKKCPGEPDSQ, from the exons ATGATGGGATCTGAGTTAATTACAGATGTGCCCAGAAGTGCAGAGGATGCTCAAGTTGATATTACTGAGTTCACCAATTCTGGTAACGAGGAGCTGGCCAATGATCAGGATCCTGATGCAACTGAATGTTCTAGTTCTTTTGGTGGCACTCTATCCGATTCCGAGTATTATTCTGGGATGAGTGAAGCTGAAGTAGATTCGCAATTCTGCAGGGACAATGATTTTCCATCTGCACTTGATGCATTCGATAGTATGTTTCGAATGAG GAAGAAGAAGTTGACAGATCACTGGAGGACATTCATACGTCCTCTGATGTGGCGGTGCAAATGGACAGAACTGAGAATAAAGGAAATTGAGTCACAAGCACTTAAATATGCTAAGGAACTGGCAGCATATGAACAAAACAAACATTTGGCATCAGATCAATGCCCAGATCCAGTAGAACAATTTGGTTCAAAGTCGCTGCCATTTTCTGGTCACTGCTATAAGAAAAAGATcatgaagaggaggaaaagaaagaagattgaAGATACCACAGATATAGCATCATATATGTCGCATCATAACCTTTTCTCTTATCTTG AAAATAAGAGATCGGAtcaggaaggaacttttattgcTGATGACTTTTCTAACCCAG TGTTGCCAGACAAGAGCAGGATTGTCAACACCGAATTTGGACATAGTGATAGCCAAGCATCGATTGAGTTCAAAGATGGTGATATGCGCTTGGAGCAGTTACTCCAGACAATTGAAACTTTGCATTCTAGAGTTCATAAATTGAAAGGCCAGCTTGATGTGGTGATTATACAGAATGCTGCTAAGTTCTCTTCTTCTGAGAACTTGACCCTGCTTGCACCTTATGAAGCACAGACTAGTTGTGCACCGAGTCCTACGTTTTCTGCTGGCAATGGAGAAGTGAAATCAGTTGGTGTATACTCCTCAGCTCAGCACATGCCAGAGTGTGACATAGGAGATCTTGTTCTGCCTGAAAGCGTGGTTTCAAGTTATGGGCATGCAGTTCCTGTTCCTGATGTAATCGAAAGCACTGTGGGATTATTATCTGCTACCAATGTTACCATCCAACAGCCGCTGATCAGGGATACAAGTGAAGAT ATAGTGGATAATGTCCTCATACATAATGAGCTAGCTGAAGGAGAGAGTCAAATGCTAAAGAGCTCAGAAGTGGAAGCATTACTGAAGCAACCGGAATTGGATAAAGGAGAACAAGATGAGAGCAATGATCCTTCTCCAGTTCCTGCTTTGAGGCCCGAGCCCGGGGTGAAAGGCGTTGCATCACAGCAGGAGTCGACACTAAAATCATGTCTAGCCTCAGATATTAATTTTCCTAAGAACAAGAGGAAACGAGCAGAACGTAGATCTGGTTCAGGCGGTTGGACCAAGAAGTGCCCAGGAGAGCCAGATAGCCAGTGA